Proteins from a genomic interval of Aureimonas sp. AU20:
- a CDS encoding LysR family transcriptional regulator — protein sequence MAGFETLSWDDFRLIRAVAETRTLPAAAEKLGTAHSTVFRRLRSIETALGCALFERNKAQLAPTVAGEEIAALAVRMGEEVDAVAVRLAGREPLPSGEVRVTTNDSLLIHLLTPIFASFLAACPAVRLDIALGNSALNLSKRDADVAIRATDNPPPNLVGRKAARIAWALYGAGEEGEGPRRWVTLGDAMGGMRVVRHVMSEAGAEGVGYRVNSVLGMAEAVEAGLGVGYLPCFVGDRRLGLKRLAEPDERFATDLWLLTHADLRQVPRVRALLDHLAEGVAHERPLIEGERKREPA from the coding sequence TTGGCCGGGTTCGAGACATTGAGTTGGGATGACTTTCGGCTGATCCGAGCCGTGGCGGAAACGCGCACGCTTCCCGCCGCCGCCGAGAAGCTGGGCACGGCCCATTCCACCGTGTTCCGCCGGCTGCGCTCGATCGAGACGGCGCTCGGCTGCGCCCTGTTCGAGCGCAACAAGGCGCAGTTGGCCCCGACCGTGGCGGGCGAGGAGATCGCCGCGCTGGCGGTGCGGATGGGCGAGGAGGTCGATGCCGTCGCGGTGCGGCTGGCCGGGCGCGAGCCGCTGCCCTCCGGCGAGGTGCGGGTGACCACCAACGACTCGCTGCTGATTCATCTCCTGACGCCGATCTTCGCGAGCTTTCTCGCGGCCTGCCCGGCCGTGCGGCTCGACATCGCGCTCGGCAATTCCGCGCTGAACCTGTCGAAGCGGGACGCCGACGTCGCGATCCGCGCGACCGACAACCCGCCGCCCAACCTCGTGGGGCGCAAGGCGGCGCGCATCGCCTGGGCGCTCTACGGCGCGGGGGAGGAGGGGGAGGGGCCGCGCCGCTGGGTGACGCTGGGCGATGCCATGGGCGGCATGCGCGTGGTGCGCCATGTCATGAGCGAAGCGGGGGCGGAGGGCGTCGGCTACCGCGTCAATTCCGTTCTCGGCATGGCCGAGGCCGTGGAGGCGGGGCTCGGCGTCGGCTATCTCCCCTGCTTCGTCGGCGATCGCCGCCTGGGCCTCAAGCGGCTGGCGGAGCCGGACGAGCGTTTCGCCACCGATCTCTGGCTGCTCACCCACGCGGACCTGCGCCAAGTGCCGCGCGTGCGCGCGCTTCTCGACCATCTGGCCGAGGGCGTGGCGCACGAGAGGCCCCTGATCGAGGGCGAGAGGAAGCGCGAGCCCGCCTGA
- a CDS encoding inositol monophosphatase family protein, whose product MTLARMARRDAASEIVKAAANDALGFFSQRAGLAVETKAGPRDFVSDADRTIETRVRALLAERFPGEAVVGEEAGGETAARYWIVDPIDGTSNFLAGSPLWGVSLGFVEEGEPTVGAIAAPCLGELMAGAKGAGVLRNGVPFERRVTVEGLGLVSLGDSPGEDLEAAIALQRRLRERNWIVESFHCTSVSMLFAALGRFDGHIQPVTTMWDIAGGAAICRELGLEVEIGQHADGAYAIHAGTAALLRDALEEGERAGVAAQ is encoded by the coding sequence GTGACGCTCGCGCGCATGGCGCGCCGCGACGCGGCGAGCGAGATCGTGAAGGCCGCAGCGAACGACGCGCTCGGCTTCTTCTCGCAGCGCGCGGGGCTGGCGGTCGAGACCAAGGCCGGTCCGCGCGATTTCGTGTCCGACGCCGATCGCACGATCGAGACGCGCGTGCGCGCCCTGCTGGCCGAGCGCTTCCCAGGCGAGGCCGTGGTCGGCGAGGAAGCGGGCGGAGAGACCGCCGCGCGCTACTGGATCGTCGATCCCATCGACGGCACGTCGAACTTCCTCGCCGGCTCGCCGCTCTGGGGCGTGTCGCTCGGCTTCGTGGAGGAGGGCGAGCCCACCGTCGGCGCCATCGCCGCGCCGTGCCTCGGCGAGCTCATGGCCGGGGCCAAGGGGGCCGGCGTCCTGCGCAACGGCGTTCCGTTCGAGCGCCGGGTCACGGTCGAAGGGCTGGGTCTGGTGTCGCTTGGAGACAGTCCCGGCGAGGATTTGGAGGCCGCGATCGCGCTGCAGCGCCGCCTGCGCGAGCGGAACTGGATCGTGGAATCCTTTCACTGCACGTCGGTCTCCATGCTGTTTGCCGCGCTCGGTCGTTTCGACGGGCACATCCAGCCGGTGACGACGATGTGGGACATCGCCGGCGGCGCCGCGATCTGCCGCGAACTGGGGCTGGAGGTCGAGATCGGCCAGCACGCGGACGGCGCCTATGCCATCCATGCAGGGACGGCCGCGCTCCTGCGCGATGCGCTCGAAGAAGGCGAGAGGGCGGGCGTCGCCGCCCAATAG
- a CDS encoding extracellular solute-binding protein: MLTKIFGAASALALLAGLSGTAQAAPVKFEFWHGLSGDLGERVQEACTKFNASQTDYEINCVSQGAYDTNLQNTIAAYRAKKHPAITQVYDAGTLDLMMSNAFVPAKKLMADSGYKIDWDNYFPGIANYFATAKGELQSFPFNSSTAVFYYNADAFKKAGITDAPKTWEQVATDARKLKDAGFECPMAINFDPWFSLDQFSAIHNQPIATQANGYKGLDAEVVFNKTKVVDEIKFWKKQADEKLFVVKTKALGMDPIPAFSSQTCQMAMSSIADHGTVGKTIPAGVEWHVAMLPVFEGTERQKSLVGGASLWVMKDRPEAEYKGAAAFLNFIAQPDMVEWWSTVTGYIPVTKTGFQAMKANGFYDKPQFKGRELAIESLSFTEPSDNTRGIRLGNYTQIRKEFSTALEAIFMQNADVQTSLDEAAARSNTLLRRFEKTYAGQTLN; this comes from the coding sequence ATGCTGACGAAAATCTTCGGCGCGGCGAGCGCGCTTGCGCTTTTGGCAGGTCTGTCGGGCACGGCGCAGGCCGCCCCGGTCAAGTTCGAGTTCTGGCACGGCCTTTCTGGCGATCTCGGCGAGCGGGTGCAGGAAGCCTGCACCAAGTTCAATGCCTCGCAGACGGACTACGAAATCAACTGCGTCAGCCAGGGCGCCTACGACACCAACCTGCAGAACACGATCGCCGCCTATCGCGCCAAGAAGCACCCGGCGATCACCCAGGTCTACGACGCCGGCACGCTCGACCTCATGATGTCGAACGCCTTCGTCCCCGCCAAGAAGCTGATGGCCGACAGCGGCTACAAGATCGACTGGGACAACTACTTCCCCGGCATTGCCAACTACTTCGCCACGGCGAAGGGCGAGCTGCAGTCCTTCCCCTTCAATTCCTCGACCGCCGTCTTCTACTACAATGCCGACGCCTTCAAGAAGGCCGGCATCACGGACGCGCCGAAGACCTGGGAACAGGTCGCGACTGACGCCCGCAAGCTGAAGGACGCGGGCTTCGAATGCCCGATGGCCATCAATTTCGACCCTTGGTTCTCGCTGGACCAGTTCTCCGCCATCCACAACCAGCCGATCGCCACCCAGGCCAACGGCTATAAGGGCCTCGACGCGGAAGTCGTCTTCAATAAGACGAAGGTCGTGGACGAGATCAAGTTCTGGAAGAAGCAGGCGGACGAGAAGCTCTTCGTCGTGAAGACCAAGGCGCTCGGCATGGACCCGATCCCGGCCTTCTCGTCGCAGACCTGCCAAATGGCCATGAGCTCGATCGCCGATCACGGCACGGTCGGCAAGACCATTCCCGCCGGCGTCGAGTGGCATGTCGCCATGCTGCCGGTCTTCGAGGGCACCGAGCGCCAGAAGTCGCTCGTCGGCGGCGCATCGCTCTGGGTCATGAAGGATCGCCCCGAGGCCGAATACAAGGGCGCGGCCGCCTTCCTGAACTTCATCGCCCAGCCCGACATGGTGGAATGGTGGTCCACCGTCACCGGCTACATCCCGGTGACCAAGACCGGTTTCCAGGCGATGAAGGCCAACGGCTTCTACGACAAGCCGCAGTTCAAGGGCCGCGAACTCGCCATCGAGAGCCTGAGCTTCACCGAGCCCTCCGACAACACGCGCGGCATCCGCCTCGGCAACTACACGCAGATCCGCAAGGAGTTCTCGACCGCGCTGGAGGCGATCTTCATGCAGAACGCCGACGTCCAGACGAGCCTCGACGAAGCCGCCGCGCGCTCCAACACGCTGCTGCGCCGCTTCGAGAAGACCTATGCCGGCCAGACGCTGAACTGA
- a CDS encoding ABC transporter permease subunit has protein sequence MIEKTPFANIVTYAILFVALTLVLVPFWIVICASTQSVAQVNAVPFSFVPGGEMLKNYAAAWQRADLGLALFNSFVMAGLVTSGKIAVSALSAFAIVYFRSRWGMVFFWLVFMTLMLPLEVRVVPTYNIAADAFQPFRLLIQTLTGIEVGIDWNLLNTYSGLTLPLVATATGTFLFRQFFMTVPDELAEAARMDGSGPWRFFVDILLPLSRTNMLALATILFADTWNQYLWPRLMVTDPSYSTAMTALRALRPSENGLPDWNVTNAGALIIVLPPLIVVAVLQRWFVRGLIATEK, from the coding sequence GTGATCGAGAAAACCCCCTTCGCCAACATCGTCACCTACGCGATCCTGTTCGTCGCGCTGACGCTGGTGCTGGTTCCCTTCTGGATCGTGATCTGCGCCTCCACGCAGTCGGTCGCCCAGGTCAACGCCGTGCCCTTCAGCTTCGTGCCGGGCGGCGAGATGCTGAAGAACTACGCCGCCGCCTGGCAGCGCGCCGACCTTGGCCTGGCCCTCTTCAACAGCTTCGTCATGGCGGGGCTGGTGACGTCAGGCAAGATCGCCGTGTCGGCGCTCAGCGCCTTCGCCATCGTCTATTTCCGCTCGCGCTGGGGCATGGTCTTCTTCTGGCTCGTCTTCATGACGCTGATGCTGCCGCTCGAAGTGCGCGTCGTGCCGACCTACAATATCGCCGCCGACGCATTTCAGCCCTTCCGCCTCCTGATCCAGACGCTGACCGGCATCGAGGTCGGCATCGACTGGAACCTCCTCAACACCTATTCCGGCCTCACCCTGCCGCTGGTCGCCACCGCCACGGGCACGTTCCTGTTCCGCCAGTTCTTCATGACCGTGCCGGACGAGTTGGCGGAGGCGGCGCGCATGGACGGGTCCGGCCCCTGGCGCTTCTTCGTCGACATCCTTCTGCCGCTGTCGCGCACCAACATGCTGGCGCTCGCCACCATCCTCTTCGCCGACACGTGGAACCAGTATCTCTGGCCGCGTCTGATGGTGACCGACCCCTCCTACTCCACGGCCATGACGGCGCTGCGCGCGCTCCGCCCCTCCGAGAACGGGCTGCCGGACTGGAACGTCACCAATGCGGGCGCGCTGATCATCGTGCTTCCGCCGCTCATCGTCGTCGCCGTGCTGCAACGCTGGTTCGTGCGCGGCCTCATCGCAACCGAGAAATAA
- a CDS encoding sn-glycerol-3-phosphate import ATP-binding protein UgpC yields the protein MAQIDIRNLRKSYGGAKATLHGIDLAFASGEFVVILGPSGCGKSTLLRMIAGLEDITGGEIAIDGRVVNKLEPRERGCAMVFQNYALYPHMSVAENIGYALKVAGVPKAERERRVRETAAVVGLAEFLDRKPAQLSGGQRQRVAMGRAIVREPSVFLFDEPLSNLDAKLRVTMRAEIRKLHRRLSATSIFVTHDQVEAMTLADRLVVMNAGHVEQVGSPAEIYERPATRFVASFIGSPPMTLLSGELEADDAIRLKDGHRIALPVGSRVGLGARRVEIGIRPEHAILTRVGAPGSAEAVVDFIEELGASRVVYAELGGTLFAVTVTDAMPIGSGDRIGLQLPADRLHAFDAETGLRLDLHRERVPEPV from the coding sequence ATGGCGCAGATCGACATTCGGAACCTTCGGAAATCCTATGGCGGCGCCAAGGCGACGCTGCACGGCATCGACCTCGCCTTCGCCTCCGGCGAGTTCGTGGTGATCCTCGGGCCTTCGGGCTGCGGCAAGTCCACGCTGCTTCGCATGATCGCCGGGCTGGAAGACATCACGGGCGGCGAGATCGCCATCGACGGGCGCGTCGTCAACAAGCTGGAGCCGCGCGAGCGCGGCTGCGCCATGGTGTTCCAGAACTACGCGCTCTACCCCCATATGTCGGTGGCCGAGAATATCGGCTACGCGCTGAAGGTCGCGGGTGTGCCCAAGGCGGAGCGCGAGCGGCGGGTGCGCGAGACGGCGGCGGTGGTCGGCCTTGCCGAGTTTCTCGACCGCAAGCCGGCGCAGCTTTCAGGCGGGCAGCGCCAGCGCGTCGCCATGGGCCGCGCCATCGTGCGCGAGCCCAGCGTCTTCCTGTTCGACGAGCCGCTGTCCAATCTCGACGCCAAGCTGCGCGTCACCATGCGCGCGGAAATCCGCAAGCTGCATCGCCGCCTTTCGGCCACCTCGATCTTCGTGACGCACGACCAGGTCGAGGCCATGACGCTGGCCGACCGGCTGGTGGTCATGAACGCCGGCCATGTCGAGCAGGTCGGCTCGCCGGCCGAGATCTACGAGCGGCCCGCGACGCGCTTCGTGGCGAGCTTCATCGGCTCGCCGCCCATGACGCTCCTGTCCGGCGAGCTCGAGGCCGACGACGCCATCCGCCTCAAGGACGGCCACCGCATCGCGCTTCCCGTCGGCTCGCGCGTCGGCCTCGGCGCGCGCCGCGTCGAGATCGGCATCCGCCCCGAACACGCCATCCTGACGCGGGTCGGCGCGCCCGGCAGCGCCGAGGCGGTGGTGGACTTCATCGAAGAACTCGGCGCCTCGCGCGTCGTCTATGCCGAACTCGGCGGCACGCTCTTCGCCGTCACGGTGACAGACGCCATGCCCATCGGCAGCGGCGACCGGATCGGCCTGCAACTGCCGGCCGATCGGCTCCATGCCTTCGACGCCGAAACCGGCCTGCGGCTGGACCTTCATCGCGAACGCGTGCCGGAGCCGGTCTGA
- a CDS encoding glycerophosphodiester phosphodiesterase family protein, with the protein MTSRFAAPAAEPLSLRSPVLDFDPADILVIAHRGSWARAPENSIQAIRDAIALGVGMVEIDVRQAADGAMVVIHDDTLDRTTEGTGPVRAETGEAIRRMRLRERGGGKGAALTEKRVPSLFEALEEARGRVLVNIDTKSVSELPAVSAEILSGGFGAGVVVKAELKSGELAQLPTDHPAFGPLPFMPVVVSAPQGFAGDLAALAPLSPFMIECKPHCVADLETGMEVARTIGARIWLNTLDVAHMTDFNDTAAMADPDAIWGRLLDLGVGAMQTDESQALVAYLAGRGLKSARP; encoded by the coding sequence ATGACCTCCCGTTTCGCCGCTCCCGCCGCCGAGCCGCTGTCGCTGCGCTCTCCCGTTCTGGATTTCGACCCGGCCGATATCCTGGTGATCGCCCATCGCGGCTCCTGGGCGCGGGCGCCCGAAAACTCTATCCAAGCCATTCGCGACGCCATCGCGCTCGGCGTCGGCATGGTGGAGATCGACGTGCGCCAAGCCGCCGACGGCGCGATGGTGGTGATCCACGACGACACGCTGGACCGCACCACGGAAGGAACCGGCCCCGTCCGCGCTGAGACGGGCGAGGCCATCCGCCGGATGCGGCTTCGTGAGCGGGGCGGCGGCAAGGGCGCGGCACTGACGGAGAAGCGGGTGCCTTCGCTCTTCGAGGCGCTGGAAGAGGCGCGCGGGCGCGTGCTCGTCAATATCGACACCAAGTCGGTGAGCGAGCTGCCGGCGGTCTCGGCCGAAATCCTCAGCGGCGGCTTCGGCGCCGGCGTGGTCGTAAAGGCCGAGCTGAAATCCGGCGAGCTGGCGCAGCTGCCGACCGATCATCCCGCCTTCGGCCCGCTGCCCTTCATGCCAGTCGTCGTCTCGGCGCCGCAGGGCTTTGCCGGCGATCTCGCCGCGCTGGCGCCGCTGTCGCCGTTCATGATCGAGTGCAAGCCCCATTGCGTCGCCGATCTGGAAACGGGCATGGAAGTGGCGCGCACGATCGGCGCGCGGATTTGGCTCAACACGCTGGACGTGGCTCACATGACCGACTTCAACGACACGGCGGCCATGGCCGACCCCGACGCCATCTGGGGGCGGTTGCTCGATCTCGGCGTCGGCGCGATGCAGACCGACGAGTCGCAGGCTCTCGTCGCCTATCTCGCCGGGCGCGGTCTTAAGAGCGCCCGTCCGTGA
- a CDS encoding aminotransferase class III-fold pyridoxal phosphate-dependent enzyme translates to MRANSLIELDREHLIHPVVSWSGHEKRGATVLQSAKGVMLTDSEGRELIDGFSGLWCVNVGYGHESIVEAAAEQMRRLPYATGYFHFSSEPAIRLAAGIAELAPGDLNHVYFTLGGSDAVDSAVRFIRYFYNVTGRPTKKHMIALQRGYHGSSTVGAGLTALPVFHDGFDAPMPIQHHIASPYPYRNPNGSDDASVIASSVAALRAKVEELGAENVAAFFVEPVQGSGGVIVPPDGWLKAMREACRELDILFVADEVITGFGRTGPLFGCEHDGVVPDLMTVAKGLTSGYSPMGAVLLSDTIYRAIADNAPAGKPIGHGFTYSAHPVSAAVGLEVLRLYTEGGILANGQRSGAHFTQRLQALESHPLVGDVRVRGLLAGVELVTDKQKRLKPTADLKVAEYLSRLGYEKGLIFRAFADDIVGFAPPLVCTIEEIDLLVDRFEAVLDGLLEIPDIRGALAA, encoded by the coding sequence ATGCGCGCCAACTCCCTGATCGAACTCGATCGCGAGCACCTGATCCACCCCGTCGTGTCCTGGAGCGGGCACGAGAAGCGCGGTGCCACCGTGCTTCAGTCGGCCAAGGGCGTGATGCTGACCGACAGCGAGGGGCGCGAGTTGATCGACGGCTTCTCCGGCCTCTGGTGCGTCAATGTCGGCTACGGGCACGAGTCGATCGTGGAAGCGGCGGCCGAGCAGATGCGCCGCCTGCCCTATGCCACCGGCTATTTCCACTTCTCCTCCGAGCCCGCCATCCGGCTGGCCGCCGGCATCGCAGAGCTGGCGCCGGGTGATCTCAACCATGTCTACTTCACGCTCGGCGGCTCGGACGCTGTGGATTCGGCCGTGCGCTTCATCCGCTATTTCTACAATGTGACGGGCCGCCCGACCAAGAAGCACATGATCGCCCTCCAGCGCGGCTATCATGGCTCTTCCACGGTCGGCGCGGGCCTCACCGCGCTCCCCGTCTTCCATGACGGGTTCGACGCGCCGATGCCGATCCAGCACCACATCGCCTCGCCCTATCCCTATCGCAACCCGAACGGATCGGACGATGCCAGCGTCATCGCCTCCTCCGTCGCGGCGCTGCGCGCCAAGGTCGAGGAACTGGGGGCGGAGAATGTCGCGGCCTTCTTCGTCGAGCCGGTGCAGGGTTCGGGCGGCGTGATCGTGCCGCCCGACGGCTGGCTGAAGGCGATGCGCGAGGCCTGCCGCGAACTCGACATTCTCTTTGTCGCCGACGAGGTCATCACCGGCTTCGGGCGCACCGGCCCGCTCTTCGGCTGCGAGCATGACGGCGTGGTGCCCGATCTGATGACGGTCGCCAAGGGCCTCACATCCGGCTATTCGCCGATGGGCGCGGTGCTCCTGTCCGACACGATCTACCGGGCGATCGCCGACAACGCGCCGGCCGGCAAGCCGATCGGCCACGGCTTCACCTATTCCGCCCATCCGGTTTCGGCCGCCGTCGGCCTCGAAGTGCTGCGCCTCTACACCGAGGGCGGCATCCTGGCGAACGGCCAGCGCTCGGGCGCCCATTTCACGCAGCGCCTGCAGGCGCTGGAAAGCCATCCGCTGGTCGGCGACGTCAGAGTGCGCGGCCTGCTCGCGGGCGTCGAGCTGGTGACCGACAAGCAGAAGCGCCTGAAGCCCACGGCCGACCTCAAGGTCGCCGAGTATCTCAGCCGCCTCGGCTACGAGAAGGGGCTGATCTTCCGCGCCTTCGCAGACGACATCGTCGGCTTCGCCCCGCCGCTGGTCTGCACGATCGAGGAGATCGACCTGCTCGTCGACCGGTTCGAGGCGGTGCTGGACGGGCTGCTCGAGATCCCCGACATTCGCGGCGCCCTGGCGGCTTGA
- a CDS encoding carbohydrate ABC transporter permease: protein MKRVVFKSRWVPAVAALPQLLLIFLFFYWPAVSVMNWAFTLEPAFGGAGERIFVGWENFTSVFADTQYWNSVRVSLIFACSSTFITLALALVLALAVDRQLKGSKFFRFFYIWPYALAGPAVGTAFLFILSPERGLMAIVNAAHPDFWNPAKYGSHAMILIITCFVWKWVGYCFIFLLAGLQSIPRSLTEAAAMDGSGPLRRAIDIQIPMLTPTLFLLLILIATESFVGKDTYGIVDRTTYGGPNNATNVMVFNIVAKAFEGLDYSGAAAQSLMVIAIIMVFTFVQFRFVERRVHYR, encoded by the coding sequence ATGAAGCGCGTCGTCTTCAAGAGCCGCTGGGTTCCGGCCGTCGCCGCCCTGCCACAGCTCCTGCTCATCTTCCTTTTCTTCTACTGGCCGGCCGTTTCGGTCATGAATTGGGCCTTCACGCTGGAGCCGGCCTTCGGCGGCGCGGGCGAGCGCATCTTCGTCGGCTGGGAGAACTTCACCTCCGTCTTCGCCGACACCCAATATTGGAACTCGGTGCGCGTCAGCCTGATCTTCGCCTGTTCCAGCACTTTCATCACGCTCGCCCTCGCCCTGGTCCTGGCTCTCGCCGTTGACCGGCAGCTCAAGGGCTCGAAGTTCTTCCGCTTCTTCTACATCTGGCCCTATGCCCTGGCCGGACCGGCGGTCGGCACCGCCTTTCTCTTCATCCTCTCGCCCGAACGTGGGCTGATGGCGATCGTCAACGCGGCGCATCCCGACTTTTGGAACCCGGCGAAATACGGCAGCCACGCGATGATCCTGATCATCACCTGCTTCGTCTGGAAATGGGTCGGCTACTGCTTCATCTTCCTTTTGGCGGGCCTTCAGTCGATCCCGCGCTCGCTGACCGAGGCCGCCGCCATGGATGGGTCCGGCCCGCTGCGCCGCGCCATCGACATCCAGATCCCGATGCTGACGCCGACGCTGTTCCTCCTCTTGATTCTGATCGCGACGGAAAGCTTCGTCGGCAAGGACACCTACGGCATCGTCGACCGCACCACCTATGGCGGCCCCAACAACGCCACCAACGTCATGGTCTTCAACATCGTGGCGAAAGCCTTCGAAGGGCTCGACTATTCCGGCGCTGCCGCGCAGAGCCTCATGGTCATCGCCATCATCATGGTCTTCACCTTCGTCCAGTTCCGCTTCGTCGAGCGGCGCGTGCATTATCGCTGA
- a CDS encoding ring-cleaving dioxygenase, which translates to MSQHGIHHVTAIAGPASRNVGFYTRTLGLRLVKRTVNFDDPGTWHLYYGDEAGAPGTILTFFPWEHAAPGRLGVGETQETVFRVPEGAIGYWTHRFLEKGVAFDPIDKRFGETVLAFRDPDGMRLALVAVPGAEAEPGWSAGEVPAEHAIRGFHSVSLLLEEAAPTGAVLTDVLGFAQGATEGSVTRFQVPGTAMGGIVDIRAVGGFLKPRPGAGTVHHVAFRAADDAEEAAMAQKLRENHRIATTEQKDRNYFRSIYFREPGHVLFEIATDQPGFAVDEAPAALGQALKLPDFLEGHRSRIEGHLPSLGEPA; encoded by the coding sequence ATGAGCCAGCACGGTATCCATCACGTCACGGCCATCGCCGGCCCGGCCAGCCGCAATGTCGGCTTCTATACGCGCACGCTCGGCCTGCGGCTGGTGAAGCGCACGGTGAATTTCGACGATCCCGGCACGTGGCACCTCTACTACGGGGACGAGGCCGGCGCGCCGGGCACGATCCTCACCTTCTTTCCGTGGGAGCACGCCGCGCCCGGGCGGCTTGGCGTCGGCGAAACGCAGGAGACCGTCTTCCGCGTGCCGGAAGGCGCGATCGGCTATTGGACGCATCGCTTCCTGGAAAAGGGCGTGGCCTTCGATCCGATCGACAAGCGCTTCGGCGAGACGGTGCTCGCGTTCCGTGATCCCGACGGGATGCGTCTGGCGCTGGTTGCCGTTCCCGGGGCGGAGGCCGAGCCGGGCTGGAGCGCGGGTGAGGTGCCGGCCGAGCATGCCATTCGTGGCTTCCACTCCGTCAGCCTCCTCCTCGAGGAAGCGGCGCCCACCGGCGCCGTGCTGACCGACGTGCTCGGCTTTGCGCAAGGCGCGACGGAGGGCTCGGTGACGCGCTTCCAGGTGCCGGGCACGGCCATGGGCGGCATCGTGGACATTCGCGCCGTCGGCGGTTTCCTGAAGCCCCGCCCGGGCGCGGGCACGGTGCATCACGTCGCGTTTCGCGCGGCGGACGACGCCGAGGAAGCGGCGATGGCGCAGAAGCTGCGGGAGAACCATCGCATCGCGACGACCGAGCAGAAGGACCGCAACTACTTCCGCTCGATCTACTTCCGCGAGCCCGGCCACGTCCTGTTCGAGATCGCGACGGACCAGCCCGGCTTCGCCGTGGACGAAGCGCCCGCCGCGCTCGGCCAGGCGCTGAAGCTGCCGGACTTTCTGGAAGGGCATCGCTCGCGCATCGAAGGGCACCTGCCTTCGCTGGGCGAGCCGGCCTGA
- a CDS encoding tartrate dehydrogenase has product MSETRHYTIAVIPGDGIGLEVMPEGVKLLEAAARRFGFTLDLRHHEFASCDYYLQHGKMLPDDWKAILSPMDAIFFGAVGWPQKVPDHISLWGSLLQFRREFDQYVNLRPVRLMPGVPCPLKGREPGDIDFMVVRENTEGEYSAVGGTMFPGTEREVVIQETVMSRHGTDRILRFAFDLAKARPKKHLTSATKSNGIAITMPWWDSRVEAVGADYPDVRRDKYHIDILTAHFVLNPDRFDVVVGSNLFGDILSDLGPACTGTIGIAPSANINPEGRFPSLFEPVHGSAPDIAGQAIANPIGQIWTAAMMLEHLGETEAAAALVAAIETALQTPEGRTRDLKGEASTGQAGDAVLRVFEG; this is encoded by the coding sequence ATGAGCGAGACCAGACATTACACGATCGCCGTGATCCCGGGGGACGGGATCGGCCTCGAAGTCATGCCCGAGGGCGTCAAGCTCTTGGAGGCGGCGGCGCGTCGCTTCGGCTTCACGCTGGACCTCCGGCACCACGAATTTGCCTCCTGCGATTATTATCTCCAGCACGGCAAGATGCTGCCGGACGACTGGAAGGCGATCCTTTCGCCGATGGACGCGATCTTCTTCGGCGCCGTCGGCTGGCCGCAGAAAGTGCCCGACCACATCTCGCTCTGGGGCTCGCTCCTGCAGTTCCGCCGCGAGTTCGACCAGTATGTGAATCTTCGCCCGGTGCGCCTCATGCCGGGCGTGCCCTGCCCGCTGAAGGGCCGCGAGCCCGGCGACATCGACTTCATGGTGGTGCGCGAGAACACGGAAGGCGAATATTCCGCCGTCGGCGGCACCATGTTCCCTGGCACCGAGCGCGAGGTGGTGATCCAGGAAACGGTGATGAGCCGCCACGGAACGGACCGCATCCTGCGCTTCGCCTTCGATCTGGCAAAGGCCCGGCCGAAGAAGCACCTGACCTCGGCCACCAAGTCCAACGGCATCGCCATCACCATGCCCTGGTGGGATTCGCGGGTCGAGGCCGTGGGCGCGGACTATCCCGACGTGCGGCGGGACAAGTACCATATCGACATTCTCACCGCGCATTTCGTCCTGAACCCGGACCGGTTCGACGTGGTGGTGGGCTCCAACCTCTTCGGTGACATCCTCTCCGATCTCGGTCCGGCCTGCACGGGCACGATCGGCATCGCGCCCTCGGCCAACATCAACCCGGAAGGGCGCTTCCCCTCCTTGTTCGAGCCGGTCCACGGCTCGGCGCCCGACATCGCGGGCCAGGCCATCGCCAATCCGATCGGCCAGATCTGGACGGCGGCGATGATGCTGGAGCATCTCGGCGAGACGGAAGCCGCAGCGGCCCTCGTCGCGGCGATCGAAACCGCGCTTCAGACGCCGGAGGGACGCACGCGCGATCTCAAGGGCGAGGCCTCGACCGGCCAGGCTGGCGATGCCGTGCTGCGCGTCTTCGAGGGCTGA